One window of Streptomyces sp. NBC_00582 genomic DNA carries:
- a CDS encoding 7-carboxy-7-deazaguanine synthase QueE produces the protein MTTSEPIDIAPAASEAALRLIVAECFGVEVPTFQGEGPSGGHPALFIRLSRCNLTCTKCDTKYTWDWSQFDLRKESTKRTAGDLLAWATSSPVELVVITGGEPLLQQARLVPLIQGLLAAGKRVEFETNGTLPPVPELVVDGVRFNVSPKIASFGIDEVKSVVPAALEAFAASGRAAFKFVASSVADLDHIAELADTHRLAPVWVMPEGTTADAITATTRVLADAVAARHWYFTTRLHVMAFADARGR, from the coding sequence GTGACCACCTCCGAGCCGATCGACATCGCCCCGGCGGCAAGCGAAGCCGCACTCCGGCTGATCGTCGCGGAGTGCTTCGGCGTCGAGGTGCCGACCTTCCAGGGAGAGGGCCCGAGCGGCGGGCACCCCGCCCTGTTCATCCGCCTGTCCCGGTGCAACCTCACCTGCACCAAGTGCGACACGAAGTACACCTGGGACTGGTCCCAGTTCGACCTGCGCAAGGAGTCGACGAAGCGGACGGCGGGGGACCTCCTGGCCTGGGCCACCTCCTCGCCGGTGGAGCTGGTCGTGATCACCGGTGGGGAGCCGCTCCTCCAGCAGGCACGTCTGGTGCCTCTCATCCAGGGACTACTGGCCGCCGGGAAGCGGGTGGAGTTCGAGACGAACGGCACCCTCCCACCCGTGCCCGAGTTGGTGGTCGACGGGGTCCGTTTCAACGTGTCGCCCAAGATCGCCAGTTTCGGCATCGACGAGGTCAAGAGCGTGGTGCCCGCCGCGCTGGAGGCGTTCGCAGCGTCCGGACGGGCGGCGTTCAAGTTCGTCGCCTCCTCGGTGGCCGACCTCGACCACATCGCCGAACTGGCCGACACGCACCGGCTGGCGCCGGTGTGGGTGATGCCCGAGGGCACCACCGCGGATGCGATAACCGCCACGACCCGGGTCCTCGCGGACGCGGTCGCAGCCCGGCACTGGTACTTCACTACCCGGCTGCACGTGATGGCCTTCGCGGACGCGCGAGGCCGCTGA
- a CDS encoding 6-pyruvoyl trahydropterin synthase family protein: protein MDLSSVPLPPGAFTIGKKFGFEAGHRLPGLASEHKCSRQHGHSYEVEVILTAPQLEEPGFVTDFGALAPFKEFLDTDLDHRNLHEILPFEPTSERLAQFLAGWFIHNLQPKIHGRLVAVLVRETASSWARFDVEEQ, encoded by the coding sequence ATGGATCTCAGTTCCGTTCCGCTGCCGCCCGGAGCCTTCACTATCGGCAAGAAGTTCGGATTCGAGGCTGGCCACCGCCTTCCCGGGCTGGCGTCCGAGCACAAGTGCTCCCGCCAGCACGGCCACAGTTACGAGGTCGAGGTCATCCTGACCGCGCCGCAGCTGGAAGAGCCCGGCTTCGTCACCGACTTCGGCGCTCTGGCCCCGTTCAAGGAGTTCCTGGACACCGACCTGGACCACCGCAACCTGCACGAGATTCTCCCCTTCGAGCCGACCTCGGAGCGCCTGGCCCAGTTCCTGGCCGGCTGGTTCATCCACAACCTTCAGCCGAAGATCCACGGCCGCCTTGTCGCTGTCCTCGTCCGAGAGACGGCGAGCAGCTGGGCCCGCTTCGATGTGGAGGAGCAGTGA
- a CDS encoding peptide deformylase: MESDERGTFAAELTHWRTVRSLTKKALAARLNVDPSYISHLEAGREHGSPALARRVDTELDAGGALWTAWQGTDASPSAAEQSESTTSTGLLVLEDDAALDFDGSTFHLRMRRLLRNDGTDPVSRYLVRIAVDRYPAEPERSNALYRRNPLTWDELGLEAHCGDEPMEWTVKHDRDAVKELWLKFQSPTRRFPLYPGQEAEITYSYSVSADKWGPWFQRAVRLPTRRLTVELAFPSATEPAVWGTETSLSADLAPLRTQPQRTTRGDRTVFTWATMDPPLHARYRLEWRLKAVPDTKEMASVSTLSASQAMANAGIIQEGDPVLVTPARPFDLPAEADEAERIVGELLGAVDRVRTLHTFGKGMGIAAPQLGYDRSAAVVIPPDPAAPPVVLINAMIEEASADQDEQFEGCLSFFDVRGRVPRALSIVVAHDDLDGSTRLSRFTHGMARLVAHELDHIGGVLYRERMRPGVLPIPVEEYRGTGSQWQYG, from the coding sequence TTGGAGAGCGATGAGCGCGGCACGTTCGCCGCCGAACTCACGCATTGGCGCACCGTTCGCAGTCTGACCAAGAAGGCGTTGGCTGCCCGGCTCAACGTCGATCCCTCGTACATCAGCCATCTCGAGGCAGGGCGCGAACACGGCAGTCCCGCCCTCGCCCGCCGGGTAGACACGGAACTTGACGCCGGCGGCGCCCTGTGGACGGCATGGCAGGGCACCGACGCTTCCCCGTCGGCGGCCGAACAGAGCGAGTCCACCACCAGCACGGGCCTGCTGGTCCTGGAGGACGACGCAGCCCTGGACTTCGACGGCAGCACCTTCCACCTGCGGATGCGCCGGCTGCTGCGAAACGACGGCACCGATCCCGTCAGCCGCTACCTCGTACGCATCGCCGTGGACCGCTACCCCGCAGAGCCGGAACGCTCCAACGCCCTGTACCGCCGCAACCCTCTGACCTGGGATGAACTCGGTCTTGAGGCTCACTGCGGCGACGAGCCGATGGAGTGGACCGTCAAACACGACCGGGACGCTGTCAAGGAACTCTGGTTGAAGTTCCAGAGCCCCACCCGCCGTTTCCCCCTCTATCCGGGCCAGGAAGCGGAGATCACCTACTCCTACAGCGTGAGCGCTGACAAATGGGGCCCCTGGTTCCAGCGAGCCGTCAGGCTTCCGACGCGTCGGCTCACCGTGGAACTCGCCTTCCCCTCCGCAACCGAGCCAGCCGTCTGGGGAACCGAGACATCCCTGAGTGCGGACCTCGCGCCGCTGCGGACCCAGCCTCAACGCACCACGCGAGGAGACCGGACCGTCTTCACCTGGGCGACTATGGATCCACCCCTGCATGCCCGGTACCGGCTGGAGTGGCGCCTCAAGGCGGTACCCGACACGAAAGAGATGGCCTCTGTGAGCACCCTCTCCGCGAGCCAGGCCATGGCGAACGCCGGCATCATCCAGGAGGGCGACCCTGTCCTCGTCACCCCAGCACGCCCGTTCGACTTGCCAGCCGAAGCAGACGAGGCCGAGCGCATCGTCGGTGAACTCCTTGGTGCCGTCGACCGGGTCCGGACATTGCACACGTTCGGCAAAGGAATGGGCATCGCCGCCCCCCAACTCGGCTACGACCGCTCCGCCGCGGTGGTCATCCCTCCGGATCCGGCCGCCCCCCCGGTCGTGCTGATCAACGCCATGATTGAGGAGGCCTCCGCCGACCAGGATGAGCAGTTCGAGGGCTGCCTCAGTTTCTTCGACGTCCGCGGTCGCGTTCCCCGTGCCCTCAGCATCGTTGTTGCGCACGACGACCTCGACGGCAGCACCCGGTTGTCCCGCTTCACCCACGGCATGGCCCGCCTCGTCGCCCACGAACTCGACCACATCGGCGGCGTCCTCTACCGGGAGCGCATGCGTCCCGGTGTCCTGCCAATCCCGGTCGAGGAATACCGAGGCACCGGCTCGCAGTGGCAGTACGGCTGA
- a CDS encoding endonuclease/exonuclease/phosphatase family protein, whose protein sequence is MQKAADDMRLIIMNLKNDGGPNIKRRRLPERWHQAYEGILAPLDPDLVAVTEFTYSQTRAGATWAEKRSANRRFKAAQDVLQSHGFRAEKGQGRNSTGMFVRKGSFILDPDPQRHYTRVYRTPPTHAVLRLPEVPHVPINAASHHAPYCNPLLQTIEGYELTSMVDKVKAHHDDEPDSPHAATWLFGDWNQDPWKPTPGISWNSPDVTDVVHRCHRARKLSDGPDGLWVSRTAVDELMMDAGMHDAARFAAMHCGQPHALDPTAGFARSARGQGGLSRIDRGYLDGRSVQAVKYVRVLDMNGISDHHIVLIVLSRRKLVQALLREFPSLNPWDLAA, encoded by the coding sequence GTGCAGAAGGCCGCGGACGACATGCGCCTCATCATCATGAACCTCAAGAACGACGGCGGCCCCAACATCAAGCGCCGACGCCTGCCCGAACGGTGGCACCAGGCGTACGAGGGCATCTTGGCACCTCTGGACCCGGACCTCGTCGCCGTAACCGAGTTCACCTACTCCCAGACCCGAGCCGGTGCCACCTGGGCTGAGAAGCGGTCCGCCAACCGGAGATTCAAAGCGGCTCAAGACGTCCTGCAGAGTCACGGATTCCGTGCCGAGAAGGGCCAAGGACGCAACTCGACTGGCATGTTCGTACGCAAGGGCTCCTTCATCCTCGACCCGGATCCTCAGCGTCACTACACCCGGGTGTACCGGACGCCGCCCACGCACGCCGTACTGCGCTTGCCCGAGGTGCCCCACGTGCCGATCAACGCGGCGTCCCACCACGCGCCCTACTGCAACCCGCTCCTACAGACGATCGAGGGGTACGAACTCACATCCATGGTGGACAAGGTCAAGGCCCACCACGACGATGAACCTGACTCCCCACATGCCGCGACGTGGCTCTTCGGCGACTGGAACCAGGACCCCTGGAAACCGACTCCGGGAATCTCCTGGAATTCCCCCGATGTCACGGATGTCGTGCACCGCTGTCACCGGGCCCGCAAACTGTCGGACGGGCCGGACGGCTTGTGGGTGAGCCGGACTGCAGTCGACGAACTGATGATGGACGCGGGCATGCACGACGCGGCCCGGTTCGCCGCGATGCACTGCGGCCAGCCCCACGCACTGGACCCGACGGCCGGCTTCGCCCGCAGCGCCCGCGGCCAAGGGGGCCTGAGCCGGATCGACCGAGGCTACCTGGATGGCCGGTCGGTCCAGGCCGTCAAGTACGTGCGCGTGCTGGACATGAACGGCATCAGCGATCACCACATCGTGCTCATCGTCCTGTCACGCCGCAAACTCGTCCAGGCTCTCCTCCGCGAATTCCCCTCGCTGAACCCGTGGGACCTGGCCGCGTGA
- a CDS encoding type I-E CRISPR-associated protein Cas6/Cse3/CasE produces MQPLPGLRTWRTALTLSPAESDRCRDAHQLYRLVLSGFGGDAPKGPESTGRPAHVLFAPDREEPPAAGRNERPDAGRPLKVLVQSPQLPNWKPLLDDGRLRSADAFTAEYTYRAGQSLQLRVIANPSRKLRSPTRRVSITDPTQVRAWLHRRLLEHGLSTDVDDIAVGPPRWIVGTKESGDRFQLVTRTLQARAAVLDAALVHDLLRDGLGQGKSYGCGLVLTHTNRPAEQ; encoded by the coding sequence ATGCAGCCCCTACCGGGCCTTCGCACGTGGCGCACCGCCCTGACGCTAAGCCCCGCCGAGAGCGACCGCTGCCGCGACGCCCACCAGCTGTACCGCCTTGTCCTGAGCGGATTCGGGGGCGACGCACCCAAGGGCCCGGAGTCCACCGGCCGGCCAGCTCACGTCCTGTTCGCACCCGATCGCGAGGAACCTCCAGCCGCGGGCAGGAACGAACGCCCCGACGCCGGGCGCCCCCTAAAAGTCCTCGTGCAGTCCCCCCAACTGCCGAACTGGAAGCCCCTCCTTGACGACGGCCGCCTCCGCAGCGCAGACGCGTTCACCGCCGAGTACACCTACCGTGCAGGACAGTCACTCCAACTGCGCGTCATCGCCAATCCGAGCCGTAAACTCCGCTCGCCGACACGGCGAGTGAGTATCACGGACCCCACCCAGGTCAGAGCCTGGCTGCACCGGCGGCTCTTGGAGCACGGCCTGTCCACGGACGTCGACGACATCGCTGTTGGGCCGCCCCGCTGGATCGTCGGCACCAAGGAGTCCGGCGACCGCTTCCAGCTCGTGACCAGGACCCTCCAGGCCCGTGCCGCCGTCCTTGACGCCGCTCTGGTTCACGATCTCCTCCGCGACGGGCTCGGCCAAGGCAAGTCCTACGGATGCGGACTCGTGCTAACCCATACCAACCGGCCCGCAGAACAGTAA
- the cas5e gene encoding type I-E CRISPR-associated protein Cas5/CasD: protein MTTVLLRLSGPLQSYGTTSRWEERATLPRPTKSAVLGLLANALGPGHGPSRFADLVFSVRCDRPGHLEEDFQTAGGGHFGWPTAQAAAAGITPTNSWYGAPRYPHTAPLAPSPASWKPADRGTVMAIKQYVVDASFLVGLSGCTPQQTNRITTALAQPYGLLYLGRRSCPPSRPILYGTTADGADVWPHRMPLVPEASTATPQVWRQGLPGPGTYAVPEQPGTTRSGPDYLLLHVHPYNVSPPTTPAESTQ, encoded by the coding sequence GTGACCACCGTCCTCCTGCGCCTGTCTGGGCCTCTCCAGTCCTACGGCACCACCTCGCGCTGGGAAGAGCGCGCCACTTTGCCCCGGCCGACCAAGAGTGCGGTCCTCGGCCTGCTCGCCAACGCCCTCGGCCCCGGCCACGGCCCGTCCCGGTTCGCCGACCTCGTCTTCTCCGTGCGATGCGACCGGCCAGGTCACCTGGAGGAGGACTTCCAGACGGCCGGCGGCGGACACTTCGGCTGGCCCACCGCGCAGGCCGCCGCGGCGGGTATCACGCCCACCAACTCCTGGTACGGCGCCCCCCGCTACCCGCACACCGCGCCCCTCGCACCGAGCCCCGCCTCGTGGAAGCCTGCCGACCGGGGCACCGTGATGGCGATCAAGCAGTACGTCGTCGACGCGAGCTTCCTGGTCGGTCTCAGCGGATGCACGCCCCAGCAGACCAACCGCATCACGACGGCGCTGGCCCAGCCGTACGGCCTGCTCTACCTGGGGCGCCGCTCCTGCCCGCCTTCGCGTCCGATCCTCTACGGAACAACCGCGGACGGAGCCGATGTTTGGCCCCATCGCATGCCCCTCGTCCCGGAGGCCAGCACCGCAACTCCCCAGGTGTGGAGGCAAGGACTGCCCGGGCCAGGAACGTACGCCGTCCCCGAGCAGCCCGGCACCACCAGAAGTGGCCCGGACTACCTCCTCCTGCACGTCCACCCGTACAACGTCAGCCCGCCGACTACGCCCGCTGAGAGCACCCAGTGA
- a CDS encoding type I-E CRISPR-associated protein Cas7/Cse4/CasC, which produces MTVTATDLSLPESAYPPIDLSALPGPFVVVHSLTTLVDVCLNRDIMGLPKSTTLGGVERMRVSAQSLTRAARSFARNHSQTGVHGINTRLLPGKTAEYLRERSIDGADALPAAALIVTAAGPSIDLAHPDRTLTSIYVSSSAPADLAELLLDHWDELEDARLAMEKAIAAAASATAEPGRKRGRTAGKATSRGQADTVPAEIKSVAQQALAPGLAADIALFGRMLPELPGGNVRSAAMMAHAFTVDAKQLVTDDFVTGDEWGSGGVFSNLGEQYLNSGTLYRYAALDRRQLRANLAAAGADAETVERTAQQTERDWTTAVAYALPEARRTRTGSWAPPTLVVAATTAAPYTAAGAFETPIAPPAGIAAANRLTAFLTRLGLHAGTGRWLPPANEPAPQLPHGITWEDQRP; this is translated from the coding sequence ATGACCGTCACAGCAACCGATCTGTCCCTGCCAGAGTCCGCCTACCCGCCGATCGATCTCAGCGCCCTACCCGGGCCGTTCGTGGTCGTGCACTCCCTGACCACGCTGGTCGACGTTTGCCTCAACCGCGACATCATGGGCCTACCGAAATCCACGACACTCGGCGGCGTCGAACGCATGCGCGTGTCCGCGCAGTCCCTTACCCGTGCCGCACGCAGCTTCGCTCGCAATCACAGCCAGACCGGCGTGCACGGCATCAACACCCGTCTCCTTCCCGGCAAGACGGCCGAGTACCTGCGTGAACGCAGCATCGACGGCGCCGACGCGCTGCCCGCGGCCGCTCTGATCGTCACCGCCGCCGGCCCCTCGATCGACCTCGCGCACCCCGACCGGACCCTGACATCCATCTACGTCTCCTCATCGGCTCCTGCGGACCTGGCAGAGCTCCTACTGGACCACTGGGACGAGCTCGAGGATGCCCGCCTGGCCATGGAGAAGGCCATCGCCGCAGCCGCGTCGGCGACTGCAGAGCCCGGGCGGAAACGCGGGCGCACCGCTGGCAAAGCCACGTCGCGCGGGCAGGCGGACACCGTTCCTGCCGAGATCAAGTCCGTTGCACAGCAGGCCCTTGCGCCAGGACTCGCCGCCGATATCGCCCTCTTCGGACGTATGCTCCCCGAGCTGCCCGGGGGTAACGTACGCTCCGCCGCGATGATGGCTCACGCCTTCACAGTCGACGCGAAGCAACTCGTCACCGACGACTTCGTCACGGGCGATGAGTGGGGCAGCGGCGGAGTCTTCAGCAATCTGGGAGAGCAGTACCTCAACTCAGGCACCCTCTACCGCTACGCGGCCCTTGACCGCAGACAGCTGCGCGCCAATCTGGCCGCTGCGGGCGCCGACGCCGAGACGGTGGAGCGCACCGCGCAGCAGACCGAGCGGGACTGGACCACGGCGGTCGCCTACGCGCTGCCGGAGGCCAGGAGAACGCGCACCGGCTCGTGGGCTCCTCCGACCCTCGTCGTCGCGGCCACCACGGCCGCACCGTACACGGCCGCGGGCGCCTTCGAGACCCCCATCGCCCCGCCAGCCGGGATAGCCGCCGCCAACCGGCTGACCGCCTTCCTCACCCGGCTCGGTCTGCACGCAGGGACCGGCCGATGGCTGCCGCCCGCCAACGAGCCGGCCCCCCAGCTCCCGCACGGCATCACGTGGGAGGACCAACGGCCGTGA
- a CDS encoding type I-E CRISPR-associated protein Cse1/CasA, translated as MSTPSASFSLATQPWIDVVDDTGRTDTMGVLQVLEQADRLHLAAADPLVWSATVRLLTVIAYQAGCGPRDHDAYVRQVRNGIALEPARRWVREHEEDLDLFHPRSPLFQDGTLRHLADRPAARLPVLYLDPAAAISRPLLVDHRPLHASIPVSACRAAHLLLVQQMWATGGKIRSKQAVYGRGAALGRAAAQTGGVVWHPAGTVAEQLTWRLMAAPGVLGRASFTHTPSAGTEEIPVGSELDGLTWQPRRMLLLPEIDGMVRQVLLTQGWRMKHPELKGSSVATLPGSRDLVDVKEGQKFITHRLTSDQDQAPLLERWWRAPEGSWAHAVRQAAARTGRTPDVVAVGLAVRDHSVIVHQRRITLPAMLLADTRSAAAAHTVMHFRRQARTVAPHHLADRSAGTVLPPGFGSGLLHDPQFLDAKPDEQVALLFAAACSATGAHGRRRTLLAGAVSHLIADDSEAAPEVSPTTTDLPPASSMQMELFSFEPDAPGSPGVSASASVDADDDSFLFVTAASTTAAPPHSRRSGHHSPVSHGETGELAFTLSRQLGRWYAHPRSRYLLAQLATWVVHPSPDTPACRLVTRMVPDHLQHAALLTAGLFAMHRRTNSRAELYGGAPLARLMRAFGSAGSPLRGPADLPTRAAVLNLLRAPDAHALRVPLARIIRKAAPQDLTPHWGQLFIDLAAWGPDVRQKWADQFYTARPASSLSTTVTTNLPQDSAAS; from the coding sequence GTGAGCACACCCTCCGCCAGTTTCAGCCTGGCGACCCAGCCGTGGATCGATGTCGTCGACGACACAGGGCGAACAGACACGATGGGCGTCCTGCAGGTACTCGAGCAAGCGGACCGTCTGCACCTCGCGGCCGCGGACCCGCTGGTCTGGTCAGCGACCGTTCGACTGCTGACGGTGATCGCCTACCAGGCCGGGTGCGGACCGAGGGATCACGATGCCTATGTGCGCCAGGTGCGCAACGGCATCGCCCTGGAGCCGGCGCGGCGATGGGTTCGCGAACACGAGGAGGATCTGGATCTCTTCCATCCGCGCTCGCCGCTGTTCCAGGACGGGACTCTGCGGCACCTTGCCGACAGGCCCGCGGCGCGGCTGCCGGTGCTGTATCTAGATCCGGCCGCCGCGATCAGCCGACCGCTCCTGGTCGACCACCGGCCGCTGCACGCCTCGATCCCGGTCAGCGCGTGCCGCGCAGCACACCTGCTGCTGGTCCAGCAGATGTGGGCCACGGGAGGAAAGATCCGCTCGAAGCAGGCCGTCTACGGCAGAGGGGCGGCGTTGGGACGAGCTGCCGCCCAGACGGGCGGCGTGGTGTGGCATCCCGCGGGAACGGTCGCCGAGCAGCTGACCTGGCGGCTCATGGCGGCGCCCGGCGTTCTGGGGCGCGCGTCCTTCACGCACACGCCGAGCGCGGGAACCGAAGAGATCCCGGTGGGCAGTGAGCTGGATGGGCTGACCTGGCAGCCGCGCCGGATGCTGCTGTTGCCCGAGATCGACGGCATGGTCCGTCAGGTGCTACTGACCCAGGGGTGGCGCATGAAGCACCCCGAGCTGAAGGGGAGTTCGGTTGCGACGCTGCCCGGCAGCCGTGACCTGGTCGATGTCAAGGAGGGCCAGAAGTTCATCACCCACCGACTCACCAGCGACCAGGACCAGGCGCCCCTGCTGGAACGCTGGTGGCGTGCCCCTGAGGGCAGTTGGGCCCACGCCGTACGCCAAGCCGCCGCCCGGACCGGACGCACCCCGGACGTCGTCGCGGTCGGCCTGGCCGTCCGGGACCACTCGGTCATCGTCCACCAACGGCGGATCACGCTGCCAGCGATGCTGCTCGCCGACACGCGCAGCGCGGCCGCGGCCCATACAGTCATGCACTTCCGGCGCCAGGCACGGACCGTCGCTCCCCACCACCTCGCGGACCGATCCGCCGGAACGGTCCTGCCCCCCGGATTCGGGTCCGGTCTTCTGCACGATCCGCAGTTCCTCGACGCCAAGCCCGACGAGCAGGTTGCGCTGCTGTTCGCGGCCGCCTGCTCCGCCACGGGGGCACACGGCCGACGCCGCACGCTGCTGGCCGGAGCCGTCTCCCACCTGATAGCCGACGACTCCGAGGCCGCGCCTGAGGTGTCCCCCACGACGACCGACCTTCCACCGGCGTCGTCCATGCAGATGGAGCTGTTCTCTTTCGAACCCGACGCCCCGGGCAGCCCGGGTGTATCTGCCAGCGCTTCCGTGGACGCCGACGATGACAGCTTCCTATTCGTCACCGCCGCCAGCACGACTGCGGCACCCCCGCATTCGAGGCGCAGCGGCCACCATTCCCCAGTCAGCCACGGCGAGACAGGGGAACTCGCCTTCACACTGTCGAGGCAGCTGGGCCGCTGGTACGCACACCCCCGAAGCCGGTACCTCTTAGCCCAACTGGCCACCTGGGTCGTCCATCCGTCACCGGACACACCTGCCTGCCGGCTGGTGACGCGCATGGTGCCCGACCATCTCCAGCATGCCGCTCTGCTCACCGCTGGCCTCTTCGCGATGCACCGTCGCACGAACAGCCGTGCCGAACTCTACGGCGGCGCACCTCTTGCACGGCTGATGCGGGCCTTCGGCTCCGCTGGATCCCCTCTGCGCGGCCCCGCCGACCTGCCCACCCGGGCCGCGGTCCTCAACCTCCTGCGCGCACCGGACGCGCACGCCCTGCGCGTCCCCCTGGCCAGGATCATCCGCAAGGCCGCCCCGCAGGACCTGACACCCCACTGGGGCCAGCTCTTCATCGACCTCGCCGCGTGGGGGCCCGACGTTCGCCAGAAATGGGCCGACCAGTTCTACACCGCCCGACCCGCAAGCAGCCTCTCCACCACCGTGACCACCAACCTCCCCCAGGACTCCGCTGCCTCATGA
- a CDS encoding helicase yields MYYGRRLPAGLSRYAAVPHSLERLIEDLLNDAPAIESSAGGVRPQLRPHQIPRVQAIQDAQVAKAPGFLLVSPTGSGKTAMVLTALSRLPVELVLVITTLSMIPVWQLAIDYFCEAAPRRRWVVTNPEKLVRLFEHPQLRLHDLPSDEAARFAAQWGDSRLSWDAVVLDESQMAADPQSIRSRLLYRLTHPQAGTKPFFIPTSATPFSKLAETAYAADLIAHAARTAPPQTLTGAEYLDWLHGLRLTPGKGRAVADPTEKVKTLLYRGGVGASASQEELGLPPQHREIHPIRLSPNDHAHYEATWEEFRRRHGLAVNEDLEAETDHQASALRRVQKASLLKAPYVARHVAELVGRGCQVIVPAWFLENVDLLAKSIAGELHSRGLPDKVVAITGEAPGLRELKRTAFQTGRALVCVTNVVQGMNLQASEANVAGTGQTATDTPRVTVFADVLTGGKKLLQGEGRGQRDGQEAPAHYLVAEGTTETYWLANALRAVAGTQELTHAPDDAAALHALADQLDDEAIAA; encoded by the coding sequence GTGTACTACGGCCGGCGACTGCCGGCGGGGCTCTCCCGTTACGCGGCGGTGCCACACTCGCTTGAACGTCTCATCGAGGACCTTCTCAACGACGCCCCGGCCATAGAGTCTTCGGCTGGTGGGGTGCGCCCCCAACTGAGGCCTCATCAGATACCGCGCGTGCAGGCGATCCAGGACGCCCAGGTTGCCAAGGCCCCGGGCTTCTTGCTCGTGTCCCCGACCGGGTCAGGCAAGACGGCGATGGTGCTCACCGCGCTGAGCCGCCTACCGGTGGAACTGGTCCTGGTGATCACTACCTTGTCCATGATTCCGGTGTGGCAGCTGGCCATCGACTACTTCTGCGAGGCTGCCCCCAGGCGCCGCTGGGTGGTGACAAACCCCGAGAAGCTCGTGCGACTGTTCGAACATCCGCAACTTCGCCTGCACGACCTTCCGTCGGACGAGGCAGCCCGGTTCGCCGCGCAGTGGGGGGACTCACGGCTGTCCTGGGACGCGGTGGTCCTCGATGAATCGCAGATGGCGGCAGATCCGCAGTCCATCCGGTCACGTCTGCTGTACCGGCTCACCCATCCCCAGGCCGGAACGAAGCCGTTCTTCATACCGACGAGCGCCACCCCGTTCTCCAAGCTCGCGGAAACCGCGTACGCGGCGGACTTGATCGCCCACGCTGCCCGGACCGCCCCGCCACAGACCCTGACCGGAGCGGAGTACCTCGACTGGCTGCATGGCCTGCGTCTCACCCCGGGCAAGGGCAGGGCCGTCGCCGACCCCACGGAGAAAGTCAAGACGCTGCTATACCGCGGCGGCGTCGGCGCAAGCGCCTCCCAGGAAGAGCTGGGGCTGCCACCGCAGCACCGCGAGATCCACCCGATCCGTCTCAGCCCGAATGATCACGCCCACTACGAGGCCACCTGGGAGGAGTTCCGCCGCCGCCACGGCCTGGCGGTGAACGAGGACCTCGAGGCGGAGACCGACCACCAGGCGAGCGCACTCAGGCGGGTACAGAAGGCGTCCCTGCTCAAAGCCCCGTACGTCGCCCGTCATGTCGCAGAGCTGGTCGGGCGCGGCTGCCAAGTCATCGTTCCCGCATGGTTCCTGGAGAACGTGGACCTGCTGGCCAAGTCCATCGCAGGCGAGCTCCACTCCCGCGGACTTCCCGACAAGGTGGTGGCGATCACCGGGGAAGCGCCGGGCCTGCGCGAGCTCAAGCGCACGGCGTTCCAGACCGGCCGCGCGCTGGTGTGCGTCACGAACGTCGTCCAGGGCATGAACCTGCAGGCATCTGAGGCCAATGTCGCCGGAACCGGCCAGACAGCTACCGACACGCCTAGGGTCACCGTGTTCGCCGACGTCCTGACCGGCGGCAAGAAGCTGCTGCAAGGCGAAGGCCGGGGCCAACGGGACGGCCAGGAGGCGCCCGCCCACTACCTCGTAGCCGAGGGCACCACCGAGACGTACTGGCTGGCCAATGCGCTGAGGGCCGTGGCCGGCACCCAGGAACTGACCCACGCTCCGGACGACGCCGCCGCCCTGCACGCTCTGGCCGACCAACTGGACGACGAGGCGATCGCCGCGTGA